From a single Sinomonas atrocyanea genomic region:
- a CDS encoding L-lactate dehydrogenase gives MAAQAGKLVVVGAGAVGSSVAYAALIRGSAREVVLYDIDQAKVEAEVLDLAHGTQFTGASSITGGTDLALAAGADIVVITAGAKQRPGQTRLELAGTNARILENLMPRLTEQAPEAVYVLVTNPCDVLTVIAQRISGLPAGRVFASGTVLDTSRLRWLLGERIGVSRSSVHAYIVGEHGDTEFPLWACATIGGVPLRDWRADDGSLAFTPESLEALAHNVRTAAYRVIEGKGATNYAIGLSAARIVEAVLGREDAVLPVSSVLSGQYGLHGVALSLPSVVGAGGVRRVLEVPMDDGELARLGRSAEALRASAQSLGY, from the coding sequence ATGGCGGCTCAGGCAGGCAAGCTCGTGGTGGTCGGCGCCGGCGCGGTGGGGAGCTCGGTGGCCTATGCGGCCCTCATCCGCGGCTCGGCGCGCGAGGTGGTCCTCTACGACATCGACCAGGCGAAGGTCGAGGCCGAGGTCCTCGACCTCGCCCACGGGACCCAGTTCACCGGAGCCTCGAGCATCACCGGCGGGACGGACCTGGCGCTCGCGGCGGGAGCGGACATCGTGGTGATCACCGCGGGAGCGAAGCAGCGGCCCGGCCAGACGCGGCTCGAGCTCGCCGGGACGAATGCCCGTATCCTCGAGAACCTCATGCCGCGGCTCACCGAGCAGGCGCCCGAGGCCGTCTACGTCCTCGTCACGAACCCGTGCGACGTGCTCACGGTCATCGCGCAGCGGATCTCCGGCCTCCCTGCCGGCCGCGTGTTCGCCTCCGGTACGGTGCTGGACACCTCCCGCCTGCGCTGGCTCCTCGGCGAGCGCATCGGGGTCTCCCGCTCGTCCGTGCACGCCTACATCGTCGGCGAGCACGGCGACACGGAATTCCCCCTCTGGGCCTGCGCGACCATCGGCGGCGTCCCCCTGCGGGATTGGAGGGCCGACGACGGCTCCCTGGCCTTCACCCCCGAATCCCTCGAGGCGCTCGCACACAACGTCCGCACGGCCGCGTACCGGGTGATTGAGGGCAAGGGCGCCACGAACTACGCCATCGGGCTCTCCGCGGCCCGCATCGTCGAAGCGGTCCTGGGCCGCGAGGACGCCGTGCTGCCGGTCTCCTCGGTGCTGTCCGGCCAGTACGGCCTCCACGGGGTGGCGCTGAGCCTGCCCTCGGTGGTGGGCGCGGGCGGTGTGCGGCGCGTCCTCGAGGTCCCGATGGACGACGGCGAGCTGGCGCGGCTCGGGCGCTCGGCCGAGGCGCTGCGGGCCTCGGCACAGTCGCTCGGGTACTAG
- a CDS encoding NAD(P)/FAD-dependent oxidoreductase translates to MPENQNSRHIAVIGGGVIGVSAAVHLLRSGAAVTLVTEGALASGASGRSLSWLNSAGTRSVEYHALRMAGIDRYRTLFAQDPSREWLQFGGGVFWDSDGDGASAAARHQYERSHAYDSHLVGPDTIGDVTPGLNAEALAETSVYNPGEGWVSLPHLIDHLMAEFTRRGGVLQAQAGPAEVIIEDGRAAGVAAPALGTVRADAVVVACGAHTPDVVAPLGVQIDNGSPVSMLVVTEPFDHGVRAVLNTPRAAIRPNPGSTIAIDHDWYEEHIVRDAAGEYSIPEPVVDELLEEASRLLVGTPKLKAGSWKLGLKPIPGDGEPVFGELRKIPGCYTAFTHSGATLALIAGELIASELITGRPHPMLATFRPERFDA, encoded by the coding sequence ATGCCCGAGAACCAGAACTCCCGCCACATCGCAGTCATCGGCGGCGGCGTCATCGGCGTCTCCGCCGCGGTCCACCTGCTCCGCTCCGGTGCGGCCGTCACCCTGGTCACCGAGGGGGCGCTCGCCTCCGGGGCCTCGGGCCGCTCGCTCTCCTGGCTCAACTCGGCCGGGACCAGGAGCGTCGAGTACCACGCGCTGCGCATGGCGGGCATCGACCGCTACCGCACCCTCTTCGCCCAGGATCCCTCCCGTGAATGGCTCCAGTTCGGCGGCGGGGTCTTCTGGGACAGCGACGGCGACGGGGCCTCAGCCGCCGCGCGGCACCAGTACGAGCGTTCCCACGCCTACGACTCGCACCTCGTGGGGCCGGACACCATCGGCGACGTCACCCCGGGTCTCAATGCCGAGGCGCTCGCCGAGACCTCCGTCTACAACCCCGGGGAGGGCTGGGTGAGCCTTCCGCACCTCATCGATCACCTCATGGCCGAGTTCACGCGCCGCGGCGGCGTCCTCCAGGCCCAGGCAGGTCCGGCCGAGGTGATCATCGAGGACGGCCGCGCCGCCGGCGTGGCGGCGCCGGCCCTCGGCACCGTCCGAGCGGACGCCGTAGTCGTCGCCTGCGGTGCGCACACCCCGGACGTCGTGGCTCCACTCGGGGTGCAGATCGACAACGGCTCGCCCGTCTCGATGCTCGTCGTCACTGAACCCTTCGACCACGGCGTCCGGGCCGTCCTCAACACGCCCCGGGCCGCAATCCGTCCCAACCCGGGCAGCACCATCGCGATCGACCACGATTGGTACGAGGAGCACATTGTCCGCGACGCCGCCGGGGAGTATTCCATTCCCGAGCCCGTGGTCGACGAACTGCTCGAGGAGGCCTCGCGGCTGCTCGTGGGGACTCCGAAGCTGAAGGCAGGATCGTGGAAGCTGGGACTCAAGCCGATCCCCGGCGACGGCGAGCCCGTCTTCGGGGAGCTTCGGAAGATCCCGGGGTGCTACACGGCATTCACCCACTCCGGGGCCACACTGGCCCTCATCGCCGGCGAACTGATTGCCAGCGAGCTCATCACCGGCCGGCCACATCCGATGCTGGCAACGTTCAGGCCCGAGCGGTTCGACGCCTGA
- a CDS encoding Gfo/Idh/MocA family protein, protein MGQVGPRSPIRTAIVGFGVSGGVFHGPLLAANPDFSVDAVVTGNPARTVSARRRFPRALIVPDYAGLLRSIDDGSLELDLVVLGTPPALHRDQVIAAVGRGFHVVVDKPFAPSVEDAQAMIDAAAAAGVVLTVFQNRRWDGDFLTVADLVGSGRLGEVHTFESRFEWWRPEGFGNWRDAAGIDEGGGLLTDLGSHLIDQALRLFGPVDTARADLRRHSSGAGGDEDSFTELRHASGVVSRLWMNGVAPAQGPRFHVLGSRAGFTSWGLDGQEAALAAGGDPARHGYGAVPSREPARLSDGTTTVDVGLAPGDYPAFYRLLADALHRGAPPPVEPTEALQTLRIIRGLHAGTPVRSLAHI, encoded by the coding sequence ATGGGACAGGTCGGCCCGAGGAGCCCGATCAGAACGGCTATCGTCGGCTTCGGCGTCTCCGGCGGGGTGTTCCACGGCCCCCTCCTCGCGGCCAATCCGGACTTCAGCGTGGACGCCGTCGTGACCGGAAACCCGGCCAGGACGGTGTCCGCCCGCCGGCGCTTCCCGAGGGCCCTCATCGTGCCGGATTACGCCGGGCTCCTCAGGAGCATCGACGACGGCAGTCTGGAGCTCGATCTCGTGGTCCTCGGTACTCCGCCTGCGCTCCACCGGGACCAGGTGATCGCCGCCGTCGGCCGCGGCTTCCACGTCGTGGTCGACAAGCCCTTCGCACCGTCGGTCGAGGACGCCCAAGCGATGATCGACGCCGCGGCCGCCGCCGGCGTCGTCCTGACGGTGTTCCAGAACCGGCGCTGGGACGGGGATTTCCTGACGGTCGCCGACCTCGTCGGTTCGGGCAGGCTCGGCGAGGTCCATACGTTCGAGTCCCGCTTCGAATGGTGGCGTCCCGAAGGCTTCGGCAACTGGCGCGACGCCGCCGGGATCGATGAGGGCGGCGGTCTGCTCACTGACCTCGGCAGCCACCTCATCGACCAGGCGCTCCGGCTCTTCGGCCCCGTCGACACGGCGAGGGCGGACCTCAGAAGGCATTCCTCGGGGGCAGGGGGCGACGAGGACAGCTTCACAGAACTGCGGCACGCCTCCGGCGTCGTGAGCCGCCTCTGGATGAACGGCGTCGCCCCGGCGCAGGGGCCGCGGTTCCACGTCCTCGGTAGCCGGGCCGGGTTCACATCATGGGGCCTGGACGGTCAGGAAGCCGCGCTCGCAGCCGGAGGGGACCCCGCCAGGCACGGCTACGGCGCTGTCCCATCAAGGGAACCCGCCCGGCTCTCGGACGGCACCACGACCGTCGACGTAGGCCTCGCCCCCGGCGACTACCCCGCCTTCTACCGCCTGCTCGCCGACGCCCTGCATCGCGGCGCACCCCCACCCGTCGAACCGACCGAAGCCCTCCAGACCCTGCGGATCATCCGGGGCCTGCATGCAGGCACTCCCGTCCGCTCGCTCGCACACATCTGA
- a CDS encoding amino acid ABC transporter ATP-binding protein, translated as MNTEASPSPATPSAPVAPAYRGAGLDLRDLTLAYGEVDVVRSISLRVEPGTTTCVIGPSGSGKSTLLRGINRLHEPKSGDVLLDGASTLGQHPDQLRRKIGMVFQHFNLFPDHSALENVALSPWKVKRLSKKEAIDLARARLDEVGLRDRADHRPKDLSGGQQQRVAIARALAMEPQVMLFDEATSALDPELVNGVLNLMASLSRRGMTMVVVTHEMGFARRAANQVVFMDEGQVVETGTPEDIFDRPRSARLQRFLSEVL; from the coding sequence ATGAACACCGAAGCATCGCCATCGCCTGCCACACCATCGGCTCCCGTGGCCCCCGCCTACAGGGGCGCCGGGCTCGACCTCCGGGACCTCACCCTCGCCTATGGGGAGGTGGACGTGGTCCGCAGCATCAGCCTCCGAGTCGAGCCCGGAACGACGACCTGCGTGATCGGGCCATCGGGCTCGGGCAAGTCGACGCTCCTGCGCGGCATCAACCGGTTGCATGAGCCGAAGTCGGGAGATGTGCTCCTCGATGGAGCCTCGACCCTCGGCCAGCACCCGGACCAGTTGCGCCGGAAGATCGGCATGGTCTTCCAGCACTTCAACCTCTTTCCGGACCACAGCGCTCTCGAGAACGTGGCGCTCTCGCCGTGGAAGGTCAAGCGTCTTTCGAAGAAGGAGGCCATCGATCTGGCGAGGGCACGTCTGGACGAAGTGGGGCTGCGGGACCGGGCGGACCACAGGCCCAAAGACCTTTCCGGCGGACAGCAGCAGCGGGTCGCGATCGCCCGTGCGCTCGCGATGGAACCCCAGGTCATGCTCTTCGACGAGGCGACGTCCGCGCTTGACCCCGAACTCGTCAACGGGGTGCTCAATCTCATGGCAAGCCTTAGCAGGCGCGGCATGACGATGGTCGTCGTGACGCACGAGATGGGGTTCGCGCGGAGGGCCGCGAATCAGGTGGTCTTCATGGATGAGGGGCAGGTCGTCGAGACCGGCACTCCGGAGGACATCTTCGACCGCCCCCGCTCGGCCCGTCTGCAGCGTTTCCTCTCGGAGGTGCTGTGA
- a CDS encoding amino acid ABC transporter permease translates to MDLFDTLAKTFFDFQAMADVLPQLLQVGLVNTLVISIAATVIGCIAGMLVALMGISPLAWLRWPARVYTDLFRGLPAILTILLIGQGFARLSQQIFGPSPYPLGIIALSLISGAYIGEIFRAGIQAVDKGQLEACRALGMGYGPAMRLVVVPQGVRRVLPALVNQFISIVKDSSLVYFLGLLVSERELFRVGQDAAVLSGNLSPLVLAGLFYLIVTVPLTHLVNFIDQRFRTGRRKAVAPISGLREVAELETVGAPAEDARP, encoded by the coding sequence ATGGATCTGTTCGACACCCTCGCCAAGACCTTCTTCGACTTCCAGGCGATGGCCGATGTCCTGCCCCAGCTGCTGCAGGTCGGCCTCGTGAACACCCTCGTCATATCGATCGCGGCCACCGTTATTGGCTGCATCGCCGGGATGCTCGTCGCCCTCATGGGCATCTCGCCCTTGGCCTGGCTGCGATGGCCCGCCCGTGTCTACACCGACCTGTTCCGCGGACTCCCGGCCATCCTGACCATCCTCCTCATCGGCCAGGGCTTCGCGCGTCTGAGCCAGCAGATCTTCGGGCCCAGCCCCTACCCGCTCGGCATCATCGCGCTGAGCCTCATCTCGGGCGCGTATATCGGGGAGATCTTCCGGGCCGGCATCCAAGCTGTCGACAAGGGCCAGCTTGAGGCCTGCCGCGCCCTCGGGATGGGCTACGGGCCGGCCATGCGCCTGGTGGTCGTGCCCCAAGGTGTTCGACGCGTGCTCCCCGCGCTCGTCAACCAGTTCATCTCGATCGTCAAGGACTCCAGCCTCGTCTACTTCCTGGGGCTGCTTGTCTCCGAACGCGAGCTCTTCCGCGTCGGCCAGGACGCCGCGGTCCTGAGCGGGAACCTCTCCCCGCTGGTCCTCGCAGGGCTCTTCTACCTCATCGTCACCGTCCCGCTCACCCACCTGGTGAACTTCATCGACCAGCGTTTCCGCACCGGGCGGCGCAAAGCTGTCGCGCCCATCTCCGGACTCCGAGAAGTCGCCGAGCTCGAGACGGTCGGCGCTCCAGCAGAGGATGCACGCCCATGA
- a CDS encoding ABC transporter substrate-binding protein: MRSIKAAALAAAAALALSLSACGGSSSASSTAAASNPYGLITPGQFRVASVGDSKPYTFTDSSGKFTGFDVELFTDVAHRAGIDNVVFTGQDFSAILPAVANGQFDVGVAAIGITDKRKQTVDFSDGYLAGYLTVLTTKASGVTSADAIKGKRLGVVQGTLQETYAMKNFPDSNLVRFPDNNAAVSALNSGTIDAHFLDYEAAKDYVSKFGLVDAADIPSFDAPAGFAIAKNKPALKDALNKALKAAMADGTWKRLYQKWFPGSPMPKQYLPASDQ, from the coding sequence ATGCGGAGCATCAAAGCAGCGGCACTGGCGGCAGCGGCCGCACTCGCCCTCTCCCTGTCAGCCTGCGGCGGCTCGAGCAGCGCGTCATCCACGGCTGCGGCGTCAAACCCCTACGGCCTCATCACCCCCGGGCAGTTCCGTGTCGCGAGCGTCGGCGACTCCAAGCCCTACACGTTCACTGACTCGTCCGGGAAGTTCACCGGCTTCGACGTCGAGCTCTTCACTGACGTCGCGCACCGGGCCGGCATCGACAATGTCGTCTTCACCGGCCAGGACTTCTCCGCGATCCTTCCCGCCGTCGCGAACGGGCAATTCGACGTCGGCGTCGCCGCCATCGGCATCACGGACAAGCGCAAGCAGACTGTCGACTTCTCTGACGGCTACCTCGCCGGATACCTCACCGTGCTCACGACGAAGGCGTCGGGAGTCACGAGTGCCGATGCGATCAAGGGCAAGCGTCTCGGTGTCGTGCAGGGCACCCTGCAGGAGACCTACGCCATGAAGAACTTCCCCGACTCGAACCTCGTCCGCTTCCCGGACAACAACGCCGCGGTCTCGGCCCTCAACTCGGGCACGATCGACGCCCACTTCCTCGACTACGAGGCTGCCAAGGACTACGTCTCGAAGTTCGGTCTCGTCGACGCGGCCGACATTCCGTCCTTCGACGCCCCTGCAGGCTTCGCCATTGCCAAGAACAAGCCTGCCCTCAAGGACGCGCTGAACAAGGCGCTCAAGGCTGCGATGGCCGACGGCACATGGAAGCGCCTCTACCAGAAGTGGTTCCCGGGTTCGCCCATGCCGAAGCAGTACCTGCCCGCTTCCGACCAGTAA
- a CDS encoding LacI family DNA-binding transcriptional regulator, translating to MTKREQGVREATVADVARAAGVSKAQAARALGGYGAVSEQVLSVVVSAAEELGYRPNQLARSMTTGRSNSIGVVVGDIENAHFGLALRGISDEVREAGYTVVLVNTDEDLTAEVGAVQELLQQRVAGLIVAPCSSTEAAHLESAHDHNRTVVLFDRGVRGWALDTVRVDFAEAALQVGRLLLDAGHRRIGYISSLRVEEPYEQGTDLGLSPVADRVGGIERAFREAGAEWDRSLVKLNAASDDALAAACADLLDRPGPATAVVCSDSRIALGVLGQIKRRGLRVPQDISVVAYDDFPWTELVEPPLTVVSQPVYDMGREAARALLRRLGHRVPAEQLPLRAHLVERASVGPAAGSPAA from the coding sequence GTGACGAAACGAGAGCAAGGGGTCCGCGAGGCAACGGTCGCCGATGTGGCGCGGGCCGCGGGAGTGTCCAAGGCGCAGGCTGCGAGGGCGCTCGGCGGCTACGGGGCAGTCAGCGAGCAGGTGCTCTCCGTCGTGGTCTCGGCGGCCGAGGAGCTCGGGTACAGGCCCAACCAGCTCGCCCGGAGCATGACCACGGGGCGGTCCAACTCGATTGGGGTCGTGGTCGGGGACATCGAGAACGCCCACTTCGGGCTGGCGCTTCGCGGAATTTCCGACGAGGTGCGGGAGGCTGGGTACACGGTGGTCCTCGTGAACACGGACGAAGACCTGACTGCCGAGGTCGGCGCCGTCCAAGAACTGCTGCAGCAGCGGGTGGCCGGCCTCATCGTCGCACCCTGCTCAAGCACCGAGGCCGCCCACCTGGAGTCTGCGCACGACCACAACCGCACTGTCGTCCTGTTCGACCGCGGCGTCCGCGGATGGGCCCTCGACACCGTCCGCGTCGACTTCGCGGAAGCGGCCCTCCAGGTGGGGCGGCTGCTGCTGGACGCTGGGCACCGTCGGATCGGCTACATCTCGAGCCTCCGCGTGGAGGAACCGTACGAACAGGGTACGGATCTCGGCCTCTCCCCTGTCGCCGACCGCGTGGGCGGAATCGAGCGGGCGTTCAGAGAGGCCGGGGCGGAGTGGGACCGGAGCCTGGTGAAGCTCAATGCCGCATCCGATGACGCGCTCGCCGCCGCCTGCGCGGACCTGCTCGACCGCCCTGGGCCGGCGACCGCCGTCGTCTGCTCGGACAGCCGGATTGCCCTGGGCGTGCTCGGCCAGATCAAGCGCCGCGGGCTTCGGGTGCCCCAGGACATCTCGGTGGTCGCCTACGACGACTTTCCGTGGACCGAGCTGGTGGAGCCGCCTCTGACCGTCGTGTCACAGCCGGTCTACGACATGGGACGGGAAGCAGCCCGGGCGTTGCTGCGTCGGCTCGGCCATCGGGTTCCTGCGGAACAGCTGCCGCTGAGGGCCCACCTCGTCGAGCGGGCGTCGGTGGGGCCGGCCGCGGGATCGCCCGCGGCCTAG
- a CDS encoding 1,4-dihydroxy-2-naphthoyl-CoA synthase, translating to MTTSSANEQPALPEKVSDVFDPTRWRAVEGFDFEDLTYHRQVERDSRGAVVRDLPTVRIAFNRPEVRNAFRPGTVDELYRAMDHARMTPDVATVLLTGNGPSPKDGGHAFCSGGDQRIRGRAGYQYASGETAETIDPARAGRLHILEVQRLMRTMPKVVIAVVNGWAAGGGHSLHVVSDLTIASREHGKFKQTDATVGSFDAGYGSALLARQIGQKRAREIFFLAREYSAEDMVAMGAVNEAVEHGRLEEVALEYAADIARQSPQAVRMLKFAFNLADDGLAGQQVFAGEATRLAYMTDEAVEGRDAFLQKRDPDWSSFPYYF from the coding sequence GTGACCACCAGTTCCGCGAATGAGCAGCCCGCCCTGCCCGAGAAGGTCTCTGACGTCTTCGACCCCACGCGCTGGCGCGCGGTCGAGGGTTTCGATTTCGAGGATCTGACCTACCACCGGCAGGTCGAGCGGGACTCGAGGGGCGCCGTCGTCCGCGACCTGCCCACGGTGCGGATCGCGTTCAACCGGCCCGAGGTCCGCAACGCGTTCCGGCCCGGCACGGTGGACGAGCTCTACCGCGCCATGGACCACGCCCGCATGACCCCCGACGTCGCCACCGTGCTCCTCACCGGCAACGGCCCCTCCCCGAAGGACGGCGGCCATGCGTTCTGCTCGGGTGGCGACCAGCGCATCCGCGGGCGCGCCGGCTACCAGTACGCCTCCGGCGAGACGGCCGAGACGATCGACCCGGCCCGCGCGGGACGCCTCCACATCCTCGAGGTGCAGCGGCTCATGCGGACCATGCCCAAGGTGGTCATCGCGGTGGTCAACGGCTGGGCTGCCGGCGGCGGCCACTCGCTCCACGTCGTCTCCGACCTCACGATCGCCTCGCGCGAGCACGGGAAGTTCAAGCAGACTGACGCGACCGTCGGCTCGTTCGACGCCGGGTACGGCTCGGCGCTGCTGGCGCGCCAGATCGGGCAGAAGCGGGCCCGGGAGATCTTCTTCCTCGCCCGCGAGTACTCGGCGGAGGACATGGTCGCGATGGGCGCGGTGAACGAGGCGGTGGAGCACGGCCGCCTCGAGGAGGTCGCGCTCGAGTACGCGGCGGACATCGCTCGCCAGTCCCCCCAGGCCGTCCGGATGCTCAAGTTCGCGTTCAACCTCGCGGACGACGGCCTCGCGGGCCAGCAGGTGTTCGCGGGCGAGGCCACGCGGCTTGCGTACATGACGGACGAGGCCGTGGAGGGGCGGGACGCGTTCCTGCAGAAGCGCGACCCGGACTGGTCGAGCTTCCCGTACTACTTCTGA